A single window of Botrytis cinerea B05.10 chromosome 3, complete sequence DNA harbors:
- the Bcsas10 gene encoding Bcsas10, with translation MAGKKRKASGQSAKSRTQDFDKSKGKVAFTTYEDIADSEDEFHINRDKVMLDDEPNAKRQRKSNYDDELVEMSDEEVLGYSDESSEEEEYEAPKSKKSKAQEHDEEDVEEEDEYAEGWGSSKRDYYDADNIETEADALMEEEEAKRLQQKRLSKLTKASFGLDELDIKWLPASDDEEGLGGANKKGKGGDKEEEADDYEEGDVVTEVLKDVEITEDMGPEERLRILYSRYPEFEFLADEFLELAPVLEDLLKEVDQLPEYEIDAIPFTVTKARALAAYTSTIAMYFSLLTSPSQRPEGEGKTMNPQELRDHEIMDYLKSTRELWLRVKSIDVTKLEGNSEDANENMSMDDLEDTITSEEEMETIRPTKKSRKELARAAAAERSAAKRSKQIQEAEEDLAGLDDLVSKAKKSKKVSRAVVEADDDSDFGEEESMDAKAAEEKAKRKKSLKFYTSQIAQKANKRADAGRGAGGDEDLPYRERLRDRQARLNLEAEKRGKKLDEYGRGTALGGESDDDDQEAVAGEVRGDEDEYYDMVAQTSKKRKDDKEAKYAAISEAKKAGKLARVVEVENDEDGKRAIGYVIEKNKGLAPKRKKEVRNPRVKKRMKYDEKKKKLGSMRAVYKGGEEKGGYGGEKTGIKTGLVKSRKL, from the exons ATGGCTGgcaaaaagagaaaggccTCTGGGCAAAGTGCCAAAAGTCGCACGCAAGATTTCGACAAGTCCAAAGGAAAGGTAGCCTTCACAACATATGAAGATATCGCCGACTCCGAGGATGAATTCCACATCAACCGAGATAAAGTTATGTTGGACGATGAACCAAATGCTAAACGTCAGAGGAAATCGAATTACGATG ATGAATTGGTTGAAATGTCGGACGAAGAAGTATTAGGATATTCCGACGAGAGCtctgaggaagaagaatacgAGGCGCCAAAatcgaagaaatcgaaagCTCAAGAAcacgacgaagaagatgttgaagaggaagacgaaTATGCTGAAGGATGGGGATCTTCGAAGCGCGATTACTATGATGCGGATAACATCGAAACTGAAGCCGACGCTctgatggaagaagaagaggctaAACGATTACAGCAAAAGAGGCTTTCGAAATTGACAAAAGCTTCTTTCGGTCTCGACGAGCTTGATATCAAATGGCTCCCTGCAAGCGATGACGAGGAAGGCCTGGGAGGTGCTAATAAAAAGGGCAAGGGAGGTGACAAAGAGGAGGAAGCCGATGATTATGAAGAAGGAGATGTGGTAACAGAGGTTTTgaaagatgttgaaattACAGAAGATATGGGTCCGGAAGAAAGGTTAAGAATACTATATTCGAGATATCCGGAATTCGAGTTCCTGGCAGACGAATTTTTAGAACTAGCGCCTGTTCTTGAAGATCTACTGAAGGAAGTAGACCAGTTGCCTGAGTATGAAATCGATGCGATACCATTTACAGTCACAAAAGCTAGGGCTTTAGCAGCTTACACGTCTACTATCGCCATGTACTTTTCGCTTTTGACCTCTCCATCGCAGCGTCCtgaaggagagggaaagacTATGAATCCACAAGAATTGCGAGATCATGAGATTATGGATTATTTAAAGTCGACTCGAGAGTTGTGGCTAAGGGTAAAATCAATTGATGTTACAAAGTTGGAGGGCAATTCGGAAGATGCAAACGAAAACATGTCCATGGATGACCTGGAGGATACAATCACATcagaagaggagatggagacaATTCGGCCAACGAAGAAATCCAGAAAGGAATTGGCCCgcgctgctgctgctgaaAGGTCGGCCGCAAAACGTAGCAAACAGATCCAGGAAGCAGAGGAGGACCTGGCAGGTCTTGATGACCTCGTATCCAAAGCTAAGAAGTCAAAGAAGGTATCGAGAGCTGTTGTTGAAGCAGATGACGATTCCGATTTtggcgaagaagaatctaTGGATGCCAAAGCCGCAGAGGAGAAGGCTAAGAGAAAGAAGTCACTCAAGTTCTACACATCTCAAATCGCCCAGAAAGCGAATAAGAGAGCCGATGCAGGAAGAGGAGCTGGTGGTGACGAGGATCTTCCTTACAGAGAAAGGCTTCGAGATCGCCAGGCACGACTCAATCTTGAGGCCGAGAAGCGCGGAAAGAAATTGGATGAATATGGAAGAGGTACGGCTCTGGGTGGAGAGAGCGATGACGACGACCAAGAAGCCGTTGCTGGAGAAGTTCGAGGCGATGAAGACGAGTACTATGACATGGTTGCACAGACATCAAAGAAACGTAAGGATGATAAAGAGGCAAAGTATGCCGCGATTTCTGAAGCGAAGAAGGCCGGAAAGTTGGCAAGAGTAGTAGAAGTGGAGAATGACGAAGACGGCAAGAGAGCAATCGGATACGTAATTGAGAAGAATAAGGGATTGGCGccaaagaggaagaaggaggtCAGAAACCCGAGAgtaaagaagaggatgaagtacgatgagaagaagaagaagctggGTAGTATGAGAGCTGTGTACAAGGGTGGGGAGGAGAAAGGTGGTTACGGTGGTGAGAAAACTGGTATTAAGACTGGTTTGGTCAAGAGTAGAAAGTTGTAG